The Deinococcus sonorensis KR-87 genome includes a window with the following:
- a CDS encoding amino acid ABC transporter permease: MTAVKPARRTPIGGAALLLWLLGAAVAFYLLFLLITLVLRRVPDPIGPNADLFVEAARTTLYLTVASGAIGLVVGALAGLARTSRFAPLRWVVGIYIWLIRGTPLLLQILFAYNALPLIFQALHLPVQLNDFWSAVLALSLNVGAYNAEVVRAGIQAVPRGQAEAARSLGLSGSQTMLSVVMPQALRIVVPPLVNNLIALLKDSSLASVIGILELVNQGGRIASSTFQFVPVYITLGAVYLALTTVLTLFTDQLERRVQVAGR, from the coding sequence GTGACCGCCGTCAAGCCTGCCCGCCGCACCCCCATCGGCGGCGCCGCGCTGCTGCTGTGGCTGCTGGGTGCGGCGGTGGCGTTCTACCTGCTGTTCCTGCTGATCACGCTGGTGCTGCGCCGGGTGCCGGACCCGATCGGCCCCAACGCCGACCTGTTCGTGGAGGCGGCCCGCACCACCCTGTACCTGACGGTGGCCTCCGGGGCCATCGGCCTAGTGGTGGGCGCGCTGGCGGGCCTGGCGCGCACCAGCCGCTTCGCGCCGCTGCGCTGGGTGGTCGGCATCTACATCTGGCTGATCCGCGGCACGCCGCTGCTGCTGCAGATTCTCTTTGCCTACAACGCGCTGCCGCTGATCTTTCAGGCGCTGCACCTCCCGGTGCAGCTCAACGACTTCTGGTCGGCGGTGCTGGCGCTTTCGCTCAACGTGGGTGCGTACAACGCCGAGGTGGTGCGGGCCGGCATCCAGGCGGTGCCCCGCGGCCAGGCCGAGGCTGCGCGCTCGCTGGGCCTGAGCGGCAGCCAGACGATGCTGAGCGTGGTGATGCCGCAGGCGCTGCGGATCGTGGTGCCGCCGCTGGTCAACAACCTGATCGCGCTGCTCAAGGATTCCTCGCTGGCCTCCGTGATCGGCATCCTGGAACTGGTGAACCAGGGTGGCCGCATCGCCAGCAGCACCTTTCAGTTCGTGCCGGTGTACATCACGCTGGGCGCGGTGTATCTGGCGCTCACCACGGTGCTGACGCTCTTCACCGATCAGCTGGAGCGCCGGGTGCAGGTGGCCGGCCGCTAG
- a CDS encoding SRPBCC family protein — translation MSEPITFKDTIVIRSRPDVLFRLALDPRRREKWDPSYQSARFEGEDRLTNGALVRFKLARRLLGLSFVARYGQLQAPTRGGWETVRGFGPLEKLTQGWVFKPIPGGTEVTLSTNARIRYRWVAKPVERVLRQMSGQSLLELQRSVDSQGAQLLEDTAREFQKKQREEAKAAKRKKA, via the coding sequence ATGTCCGAGCCCATTACCTTTAAAGACACCATTGTGATCCGCAGCCGCCCGGATGTGCTGTTCCGGCTGGCCCTGGACCCCCGCCGCCGCGAGAAGTGGGACCCCAGCTACCAGAGCGCCCGCTTTGAGGGTGAGGACCGGCTGACCAACGGCGCCCTGGTGCGCTTCAAGCTGGCGCGGCGGCTGCTGGGCCTGAGCTTCGTGGCACGCTACGGTCAGCTGCAGGCGCCCACCCGCGGCGGCTGGGAGACGGTGCGCGGCTTCGGGCCGCTGGAAAAACTGACGCAGGGCTGGGTGTTCAAGCCGATTCCTGGCGGCACCGAGGTGACGCTCAGCACCAACGCGCGCATCCGTTACCGCTGGGTGGCCAAGCCGGTGGAGCGGGTACTGCGCCAGATGAGCGGCCAGTCGCTGCTGGAACTGCAGCGCTCGGTGGACAGCCAGGGCGCGCAGCTGCTGGAGGACACCGCCCGAGAGTTTCAGAAGAAGCAGCGCGAGGAAGCCAAGGCCGCCAAGCGCAAAAAAGCCTGA
- the gnd gene encoding phosphogluconate dehydrogenase (NAD(+)-dependent, decarboxylating), translating into MKIGMIGLGKMGGNMAARLLQGGQDVVGFDLFPANVELVKERGAAGAPTLDDLVAQLPAPRAVWVMVPSGAATESTVQDLASRLEPGDTIIDGGNSNYKDSQRRARELAERGIHFVDVGTSGGIWGLQEGYAMMIGGDAGAIERLRPIFETLAPAPDKGWGRMGPSGSGHYVKMVHNGIEYGMMQAYAEGFELMHAKTDLQLDMAQIAELWRHGSVVRSWLLDLTAEALKGDAEFSDLSDYVADSGEGRWTVLDTLEVGVPAPVITLAVQMRLRSQQEVSYAGKMLSAMRRAFGGHAVKKLDAPAQERTVEEIKPHQAPEAALDPNASGAAPVSVGEEARQLGETGKTRKPE; encoded by the coding sequence ATGAAAATCGGCATGATCGGACTGGGCAAGATGGGCGGCAACATGGCGGCGCGGCTGCTGCAGGGCGGTCAGGACGTGGTGGGCTTCGACCTGTTTCCGGCCAACGTCGAGCTGGTCAAGGAGCGCGGCGCCGCAGGCGCCCCGACGCTGGACGACCTGGTGGCGCAGCTGCCGGCCCCCCGCGCCGTGTGGGTGATGGTGCCGTCCGGCGCCGCCACCGAGTCCACCGTGCAGGATCTGGCCAGCCGGCTGGAGCCGGGCGACACCATCATCGACGGCGGCAACAGCAACTACAAGGACAGCCAGCGGCGCGCCCGCGAGCTGGCAGAGCGCGGCATCCACTTCGTGGACGTGGGCACGTCCGGCGGCATCTGGGGCCTGCAGGAAGGCTACGCCATGATGATCGGCGGTGACGCCGGGGCCATCGAGCGCCTGCGCCCGATCTTCGAGACGCTGGCGCCGGCCCCCGACAAGGGCTGGGGCCGCATGGGGCCCAGCGGCTCCGGCCACTACGTCAAGATGGTTCACAACGGCATCGAGTACGGCATGATGCAGGCCTACGCCGAGGGCTTCGAGCTGATGCACGCCAAGACCGACCTGCAGCTGGACATGGCCCAGATCGCCGAGCTGTGGCGGCACGGCAGCGTGGTGCGCAGCTGGCTGCTGGACCTGACCGCCGAGGCCCTGAAGGGCGACGCCGAATTCAGCGACCTCTCTGACTACGTCGCGGACTCGGGCGAGGGGCGCTGGACCGTGCTGGACACGCTGGAGGTGGGCGTGCCGGCGCCGGTCATCACGCTGGCCGTGCAGATGCGTCTGCGCAGCCAGCAGGAGGTCAGCTACGCCGGCAAGATGCTCAGCGCCATGCGGCGCGCCTTTGGCGGCCACGCGGTCAAGAAGCTGGACGCTCCGGCCCAGGAACGCACCGTGGAAGAGATCAAGCCGCACCAGGCGCCCGAGGCGGCCCTCGACCCGAACGCCAGCGGCGCCGCCCCGGTGAGTGTGGGCGAGGAAGCCCGCCAGCTGGGCGAGACCGGCAAGACCCGCAAGCCGGAATGA
- the zwf gene encoding glucose-6-phosphate dehydrogenase, producing MPIESPPKSKNRSDAPQPNPFRAGLRRSRAPEPATLVIFGVTGDLSRRKLLPAVFGLWQDGLLGSAFNIVGVGRQPMTDQEFRDYALEALKTSKETDAIQEGSLEKFRDLLYYEYGDFDTDEVYDRVGTRLDEAEEAHGGRKNAVFYLSTPPSLFQPISAGLGRLGLQNETEGWRRLIIEKPFGRDLESARALNDAIHSDWDEEQIYRIDHYLGKETVQNLMAIRFGNAIFEPLWNRSYVDHVQITAAEDLGLEGRAGYYEEAGIIRDMLQNHLMQLFTLVAMEPPVASDANAIRDEKVKVLRAVKPIPAEHVSESAVRGQYGAGTLYGERVPGYREEPNVKAESSTPTYVAVKLEVDNWRWQGVPFFIRTGKRLPKKVTEIAVVFKRPPLGLFPGGLERNVLAFRIQPDEGVSLKFSSKTPGQENALREVTMDFRYDAFGAGLESPYSRLVLDAMLGDATLFPREDEVDHAWQIVSGLLEAWDGKPAPEFPNYNSGTWGPEAADQLMGPDRRWRRL from the coding sequence TTGCCCATCGAATCGCCTCCGAAAAGCAAGAACCGCAGCGACGCGCCGCAGCCGAACCCCTTCCGCGCGGGCCTGCGCCGCAGCCGTGCACCGGAGCCGGCCACCCTGGTGATCTTCGGCGTGACCGGCGACCTGTCGCGCCGCAAACTGCTGCCGGCCGTGTTCGGCCTGTGGCAGGACGGGCTGCTGGGCAGTGCCTTCAACATCGTGGGGGTGGGCCGTCAGCCGATGACCGACCAGGAGTTCCGCGACTACGCCCTGGAAGCGCTCAAGACCAGCAAGGAAACCGACGCCATTCAGGAAGGCTCGCTGGAGAAGTTCCGCGACCTGCTGTACTACGAGTACGGTGACTTCGACACCGACGAGGTGTATGACCGGGTGGGCACCCGGCTGGATGAGGCCGAGGAGGCGCACGGCGGCCGCAAGAACGCGGTGTTCTACCTGTCCACGCCGCCCAGCCTGTTTCAGCCGATCAGCGCCGGCCTGGGCCGTCTGGGGTTGCAGAACGAAACCGAGGGCTGGCGCCGCCTGATCATCGAGAAACCGTTCGGCCGCGACCTGGAGAGCGCCAGGGCCCTGAACGACGCGATCCACAGCGACTGGGACGAGGAACAGATCTACCGCATCGACCACTACCTGGGCAAGGAGACAGTGCAGAACCTGATGGCGATCCGCTTCGGCAACGCCATCTTCGAGCCGCTCTGGAACCGCAGCTACGTGGACCACGTGCAGATCACGGCCGCCGAGGACCTGGGGCTGGAGGGCCGCGCCGGGTACTACGAGGAGGCCGGCATCATCCGCGACATGCTGCAGAACCACCTGATGCAGCTGTTCACCCTGGTGGCGATGGAACCGCCGGTCGCCTCCGACGCCAACGCCATCCGCGACGAGAAGGTCAAGGTGCTGCGGGCCGTGAAGCCGATTCCGGCGGAGCACGTCAGCGAGTCGGCGGTGCGCGGCCAGTACGGCGCCGGCACGCTCTACGGCGAGCGGGTACCCGGCTACCGCGAGGAACCGAACGTCAAGGCCGAGAGCAGCACGCCCACCTACGTGGCCGTGAAGCTGGAGGTGGACAACTGGCGCTGGCAGGGCGTGCCGTTCTTCATCCGCACCGGCAAGCGGCTGCCCAAGAAGGTCACGGAGATCGCTGTGGTGTTCAAGCGGCCGCCGCTGGGCCTGTTTCCCGGCGGGCTGGAGCGCAACGTGCTGGCCTTCCGCATCCAGCCGGACGAGGGCGTGAGCCTGAAGTTCTCCAGCAAGACGCCCGGCCAGGAGAACGCGCTGCGCGAGGTGACCATGGACTTCCGCTACGACGCGTTCGGGGCGGGACTGGAGAGCCCCTACTCGCGGCTGGTGCTGGACGCCATGCTGGGCGACGCGACCCTGTTCCCGCGCGAGGACGAGGTGGATCACGCCTGGCAGATCGTGAGCGGCCTGCTGGAAGCCTGGGACGGCAAGCCCGCCCCGGAGTTCCCCAACTACAACTCCGGCACCTGGGGGCCGGAGGCCGCCGATCAGCTGATGGGGCCGGACCGCCGCTGGCGACGGCTGTAA
- a CDS encoding glucose-6-phosphate dehydrogenase assembly protein OpcA, with protein sequence MADAVKLKLLGPVHTDVRHVQTSLDTLWDETEIETRAYTGNIIALTTSRHLYRVQQALTGLEGRYAGRQIIGLMDGNELIGVQVSLVPQKGLYVERVILNANPEQLQGAILPLLRPATVNHVWWAADDPPGGALLSELTEVADQVIVDSLTLDVPPSAHFSLADLGWSRSAGWREALAQVFDSQDAVAQLGRVQRVRLSYAGDKDLPARLFAGWIASTLGWNSLEQVTFEKGFCMRENGDLCSIELSGDGVRFALAADGDDLVRTEVKFDGADRVTEVVLPHMSLSEGLARVMSRPERGPVFERSWQLARASLGSGA encoded by the coding sequence ATGGCAGACGCGGTAAAACTCAAACTGCTCGGCCCGGTCCACACCGACGTGCGCCACGTGCAGACCAGCCTGGACACGTTGTGGGACGAGACCGAGATCGAAACCCGGGCCTACACCGGCAACATCATCGCCCTGACCACCAGCCGGCACCTCTACCGGGTGCAGCAGGCGCTGACCGGTCTGGAGGGACGCTACGCGGGCCGCCAGATCATCGGGCTGATGGACGGCAACGAGCTGATCGGGGTGCAGGTCAGCCTGGTGCCGCAGAAGGGGCTGTACGTGGAGCGGGTCATTCTGAACGCCAACCCGGAGCAGCTGCAGGGCGCGATTCTGCCGCTGCTGCGCCCGGCCACCGTGAACCACGTGTGGTGGGCCGCCGACGATCCGCCGGGTGGCGCGCTGCTGAGCGAACTCACCGAGGTGGCCGATCAGGTGATCGTGGACAGCCTGACGCTGGACGTGCCGCCCTCGGCGCACTTCTCGCTGGCCGACCTGGGCTGGAGCCGCTCGGCCGGCTGGCGGGAAGCGCTGGCCCAGGTGTTCGACAGCCAGGACGCGGTGGCCCAGCTGGGCCGGGTGCAGCGGGTGCGCCTCAGCTACGCCGGCGACAAGGACCTGCCGGCCCGGCTGTTTGCCGGCTGGATCGCCAGCACGCTCGGCTGGAACTCGCTGGAGCAGGTCACCTTCGAGAAGGGCTTCTGCATGCGGGAGAACGGCGACCTGTGCAGCATCGAGCTGAGCGGCGACGGAGTCCGCTTCGCGCTGGCCGCGGACGGGGACGATCTGGTGCGCACCGAGGTGAAGTTCGACGGGGCCGACCGCGTGACCGAGGTGGTGCTGCCGCACATGAGCCTCTCGGAGGGGCTGGCCCGCGTGATGTCGCGCCCGGAGCGTGGCCCGGTGTTCGAGCGCAGCTGGCAGCTGGCCCGCGCCAGCCTGGGCAGCGGCGCGTGA
- the pgl gene encoding 6-phosphogluconolactonase, with product MRRRVSPTPQAVAEDAAHQLAQLAREAVTARGAFHVALSGGSTPKLMYAALRPLTVPWHAVHVYFSDERTVGPDDEQSNYHTARVGLLDHVDVPPEQVHRMEGERNPQQAAADYARLLPRQLDLVLLGMGDDGHTASLFPGTDGLRATGRVVANEVPQLDTWRLSFSYPEINAARERWLLVTGAGKAGVLAEVQAGQDRYPVAGVHDPLWFLDEAAAAQLTPDAG from the coding sequence GTGAGGCGGCGCGTCTCCCCCACTCCGCAGGCCGTGGCCGAGGACGCCGCCCATCAGCTGGCGCAGCTGGCCCGTGAGGCCGTCACGGCGCGCGGGGCCTTCCATGTGGCGCTGTCGGGCGGCAGCACCCCGAAGCTGATGTACGCCGCGCTGAGGCCTCTGACGGTGCCGTGGCACGCGGTCCACGTGTACTTCAGCGACGAGCGCACGGTGGGCCCGGACGACGAGCAGAGCAACTACCACACCGCCCGGGTGGGTCTGCTGGACCACGTGGACGTGCCGCCTGAACAGGTGCACCGCATGGAGGGCGAGCGCAACCCACAGCAGGCGGCCGCCGACTACGCCCGGCTGCTGCCGCGGCAGCTGGACCTGGTGCTGCTGGGCATGGGCGACGACGGCCACACCGCCAGCCTGTTTCCCGGCACCGACGGCCTGCGCGCCACCGGCCGGGTGGTGGCCAACGAGGTGCCGCAGCTGGACACCTGGCGGCTGAGCTTCAGCTATCCGGAGATCAATGCGGCCCGCGAGCGCTGGCTGCTGGTGACCGGCGCGGGCAAGGCGGGGGTGCTGGCCGAGGTGCAGGCCGGGCAGGACCGCTATCCGGTGGCGGGGGTCCATGACCCGCTGTGGTTCCTGGATGAGGCGGCGGCCGCCCAACTGACGCCGGACGCCGGCTGA
- the queG gene encoding tRNA epoxyqueuosine(34) reductase QueG — MTSPHEQLRALAHDLGFEVTGWASAAPMPEVVAEYQGWLDSGRQGGMSYLERQLPRRADLSSSLPGAGSVLVLGLSHSFGPLPVPAGGVRLGRVARYAWTPDYHDQIEPLLARLRAEAERLGVRARGYVDHGPVLERALAGRAFPGWRGKSGMLLSTELGAFVTLAVLLTDLPAPGEPAPHPDRCGRCTRCVTACPTGAIGPDRLIDARVCISALTIEHRGPLPWALRPAVGGWLFGCDVCSEVCPWTVRAGPLARTLRPDPDLAHPDLLGFFGVSERAFERRYAGTAFLRPRRKGMARNAVTVVGNLQGVDGRAVLEAASVDPAWEVREAAAWAWGVWEEPAQAERLRQDPHPQVAAAAERILAGG; from the coding sequence GTGACTTCGCCCCATGAGCAGCTGCGCGCCCTGGCCCACGACCTGGGGTTTGAGGTGACCGGCTGGGCGAGTGCCGCGCCGATGCCTGAGGTGGTGGCCGAGTATCAGGGCTGGCTGGACAGCGGACGGCAAGGGGGCATGAGCTACCTGGAGCGGCAGCTGCCGCGCCGCGCCGACCTCTCCAGCTCGCTGCCCGGGGCCGGGAGCGTGCTGGTGCTGGGGCTGTCGCACAGCTTCGGACCGCTCCCGGTGCCGGCCGGCGGGGTGCGGCTGGGGCGGGTGGCCCGCTACGCCTGGACCCCCGACTACCACGACCAGATTGAGCCGCTGCTGGCCCGGCTCCGGGCCGAGGCCGAGCGGCTGGGCGTGCGGGCGCGCGGCTACGTGGATCACGGCCCGGTGCTGGAACGGGCGCTGGCGGGCCGGGCTTTTCCCGGCTGGCGTGGAAAGTCCGGCATGCTGCTCAGCACCGAGCTGGGCGCCTTTGTGACGCTGGCGGTGCTGCTCACCGACCTGCCCGCCCCAGGCGAACCGGCGCCGCATCCGGACCGCTGTGGCCGCTGTACCCGCTGTGTCACGGCCTGCCCCACCGGAGCCATTGGGCCGGACCGCCTGATCGACGCGCGGGTGTGCATCTCGGCGCTGACCATCGAGCACCGGGGACCGCTGCCCTGGGCGCTGCGCCCGGCGGTGGGCGGGTGGCTGTTCGGCTGCGACGTGTGCAGCGAGGTGTGTCCCTGGACCGTGCGGGCGGGTCCGCTGGCCCGCACGTTGCGGCCGGACCCGGACCTGGCCCACCCGGACCTGCTGGGCTTTTTCGGCGTGTCGGAGCGGGCCTTCGAGCGCCGCTACGCCGGCACCGCGTTCCTGCGACCGCGCCGCAAGGGCATGGCCCGCAATGCGGTCACGGTGGTGGGCAACCTCCAGGGGGTGGACGGCCGTGCGGTGCTGGAGGCCGCCAGCGTGGACCCCGCCTGGGAGGTGCGCGAGGCTGCGGCCTGGGCCTGGGGCGTATGGGAAGAACCGGCACAGGCCGAGCGGCTGCGCCAGGACCCGCACCCCCAGGTGGCCGCCGCCGCCGAACGGATACTGGCCGGCGGCTAG
- a CDS encoding nuclear transport factor 2 family protein, which yields MSRDLTKPFMEALNHAEETGDVEALVALYADNSTSRNLTDETWSGPDGAREFWRTYLNNFQQIHSEFHAVSGDDRTGNMEWISRGQLKGGRDIEYRGISVIESEGGKVQAFRTYYDSAAFVAPAS from the coding sequence ATGAGCCGAGACCTGACCAAGCCGTTCATGGAAGCCCTCAACCACGCCGAGGAGACGGGCGACGTGGAGGCCCTGGTGGCGCTGTACGCCGATAACAGCACGTCCCGCAACCTCACCGACGAGACCTGGAGCGGGCCGGACGGCGCGCGCGAGTTCTGGCGGACCTACCTGAACAACTTCCAGCAGATCCACTCGGAGTTTCATGCGGTGTCGGGCGACGACCGCACCGGCAACATGGAGTGGATCTCGCGCGGGCAGCTGAAGGGGGGCCGCGACATCGAGTACCGCGGCATCAGCGTCATCGAGTCGGAGGGCGGCAAGGTGCAGGCCTTCCGCACCTACTACGACTCGGCCGCCTTCGTGGCCCCCGCCAGCTGA
- a CDS encoding glutaminyl-peptide cyclotransferase, which yields MTSRLLFALTLTLVGLTQASSSRTGPLQARATPSAPAARQATPVFRPTVIARTPHDPAAFTEGFELSGDVLYESTGLEQQSEVRRTSLSTGRVLQRRSPPVSSVFGEGLTVLGGQLYQLTWKDGLAFVYDAASLRETGRFKYDGEGWGLTNDGQTLIMSNGSSALTFRDPRTFEVRRSLNVTDNGMPVTRLNELEYAGGSIWANVWLTNRIARIDPKSGRVTAWLDVSELSREAVSVSAKAGRTLSFDDVPNGIAYNRAAGTLLLTGKRWPTVFEVRVPDLGPATP from the coding sequence GTGACTTCCCGCCTGCTGTTCGCCCTGACCCTGACGCTCGTGGGGCTGACCCAGGCCAGTTCCAGCCGGACCGGCCCACTGCAGGCGCGCGCCACCCCGTCCGCCCCGGCGGCCAGGCAGGCCACCCCGGTGTTCCGGCCCACCGTGATCGCCCGCACGCCCCACGACCCGGCCGCCTTCACCGAGGGCTTCGAGCTGTCGGGCGACGTGCTGTACGAGAGCACCGGCCTGGAGCAGCAGAGCGAGGTCCGCCGGACCAGCCTCAGCACCGGCCGGGTGCTGCAGCGCCGCTCGCCGCCGGTCAGCAGCGTCTTCGGGGAGGGGCTGACGGTGCTGGGGGGGCAGCTGTACCAGCTGACCTGGAAGGATGGACTGGCCTTCGTGTACGACGCGGCCAGCCTGCGCGAGACCGGCCGCTTCAAGTACGACGGAGAAGGCTGGGGCCTGACCAATGACGGCCAGACCCTGATCATGAGCAATGGCAGCAGCGCCCTGACGTTCCGGGACCCGCGCACCTTCGAGGTGCGCCGCAGCCTGAACGTCACCGACAACGGGATGCCGGTCACCCGGCTCAACGAACTGGAGTACGCGGGTGGCAGCATCTGGGCCAACGTGTGGCTCACCAACCGCATCGCCCGCATTGACCCGAAGAGCGGGCGCGTCACCGCCTGGCTGGACGTGTCGGAGCTGAGCCGCGAGGCGGTCAGCGTGAGCGCGAAAGCGGGCCGCACCCTCAGCTTTGACGACGTGCCGAACGGCATCGCCTACAACCGCGCGGCCGGCACGCTGCTGCTGACCGGCAAGCGCTGGCCGACCGTGTTTGAGGTGCGGGTGCCGGACCTCGGCCCCGCCACGCCCTGA
- the tmk gene encoding dTMP kinase, translated as MTGLFISFEGPEGAGKSTQQRHLAARLEQAGYPFLMTREPGGTPLGTRVREVLLDPELEIGALSEFLLYSASRAQLVQDVIRPALGRGEVVVCDRYADSSLAYQGAGRGLNPELLRDVTWEATGGLQPHLTLLLDLDPALGLQRAAQTGQPDRLERADLSFHQRVRQGFLALAAQAPERVLLLDATRPETELADEIWSVVGGLLRVLSPR; from the coding sequence GTGACCGGCCTGTTTATCAGCTTCGAGGGGCCGGAGGGGGCCGGCAAGAGCACCCAGCAGCGGCACCTGGCGGCGCGGCTGGAGCAGGCCGGCTACCCGTTCCTGATGACCCGCGAACCGGGCGGCACGCCGCTGGGCACCCGCGTGCGCGAAGTGCTGCTGGACCCAGAGCTGGAGATCGGGGCGCTGAGCGAATTCCTGCTGTACAGCGCCAGCCGCGCCCAGCTGGTGCAGGACGTGATCCGTCCGGCCCTGGGGCGCGGTGAGGTCGTGGTGTGTGACCGCTACGCCGACAGCTCGCTGGCGTACCAGGGGGCCGGGCGTGGCCTGAACCCGGAACTGCTGCGCGACGTGACCTGGGAGGCCACCGGCGGGCTGCAGCCGCACCTGACGCTGCTTTTGGACCTGGACCCGGCCCTGGGCCTGCAGCGGGCCGCCCAGACCGGCCAGCCGGACCGGCTGGAGCGCGCCGACCTGAGTTTTCACCAGCGGGTGCGGCAGGGCTTTCTGGCGCTCGCGGCCCAGGCGCCCGAGCGGGTGCTGCTGCTGGACGCCACCCGCCCGGAAACCGAGCTGGCCGACGAGATCTGGTCGGTGGTGGGCGGGCTGCTGCGGGTGCTGTCGCCGCGCTGA
- a CDS encoding Nif3-like dinuclear metal center hexameric protein, with protein sequence MTDAASSAVPRGVPLTELVAWLDRFLNTDAYKDWSNNGLQLEGNTVVTRVAASVDVSLQSIEQAIEGGAQLLIAHHGLYWNKPQMITGPHRRRVQAALDGGLSIYASHLPLDAHPEVGNNAMIANALSLQDVQPFAGIGVQGELPFSQTLQEFAERVQKLTGEICLVHGGGGGSGVHRLGIVSGGGAEFIAEAARLGLDTLLTGEPEHKHFHDAFEYGVNAVYAGHYETEVFGVRALAARLEEQFGLPWQFLHLPTGL encoded by the coding sequence ATGACTGACGCAGCTTCCTCCGCCGTGCCGCGCGGTGTGCCGCTCACCGAGCTGGTGGCGTGGCTGGACCGTTTTCTGAACACCGACGCCTACAAGGACTGGAGCAACAACGGCCTGCAGCTGGAAGGCAACACGGTGGTGACCCGGGTGGCCGCCAGCGTGGACGTGTCGCTGCAGAGCATCGAGCAGGCCATCGAGGGCGGGGCCCAGCTGCTGATCGCGCACCACGGGCTGTACTGGAACAAGCCGCAGATGATCACCGGGCCGCACCGTCGCCGGGTGCAGGCGGCCCTGGACGGCGGCCTGAGCATCTACGCCTCGCACCTGCCGCTGGACGCGCACCCGGAGGTGGGCAACAACGCCATGATCGCCAACGCGCTGAGCCTGCAGGACGTGCAGCCGTTCGCCGGCATCGGGGTGCAGGGCGAGCTGCCGTTTTCGCAGACGCTGCAGGAATTTGCCGAGCGGGTGCAGAAGCTGACCGGCGAGATCTGTCTGGTGCACGGTGGGGGCGGCGGCAGCGGCGTGCACCGGCTGGGCATCGTGAGCGGCGGCGGGGCCGAGTTCATCGCGGAGGCGGCGCGGCTGGGCCTGGACACCCTGCTGACCGGCGAGCCGGAGCACAAGCACTTTCACGACGCCTTCGAGTACGGCGTCAATGCCGTGTACGCCGGTCACTACGAGACCGAGGTGTTCGGGGTGCGGGCGCTGGCGGCCCGGCTGGAGGAGCAGTTCGGCCTGCCCTGGCAGTTCCTGCACCTGCCCACCGGCCTGTGA
- a CDS encoding VOC family protein, producing the protein MPSQLISGLDHVQIEAPAGHEPQARQFYGDFLGLPELDKPEVLRPNGGVWFALPDGRQLHTGTVAAFVPRDKGHPCLRSDQLDALLERATRLQIAFEPDTRLAPLRRVYFQDPFGNRLEVVEGAHPAVPLSG; encoded by the coding sequence ATGCCTTCACAGCTGATCAGCGGCCTGGACCACGTGCAGATCGAGGCGCCGGCGGGCCATGAGCCGCAGGCCCGGCAGTTCTACGGCGACTTCCTGGGCCTGCCGGAACTGGACAAGCCGGAGGTGCTGCGGCCGAACGGCGGCGTCTGGTTCGCCCTGCCGGACGGACGGCAGCTGCACACCGGCACCGTGGCCGCGTTCGTGCCGCGCGACAAGGGCCACCCCTGCCTGCGCTCCGATCAGCTGGACGCCCTGCTGGAGCGGGCGACCCGGCTCCAGATTGCCTTCGAGCCGGACACGCGGCTGGCCCCGCTGCGGCGGGTGTACTTCCAAGACCCCTTCGGCAACCGGCTGGAGGTGGTGGAGGGCGCGCACCCGGCGGTCCCACTGTCCGGGTGA
- a CDS encoding TrmB family transcriptional regulator, whose translation MSAVIHLQALGLTEYEARAYTALLALGRAVPARVARQAGIPRPKIYETLERLEGRGLAARVGQSPLEYAPLSAREYLARSRRAFDDRLGALDRDLSRLAPDPAPEAVYHLYGEPAIRSMCEDLTLNARQRLWMAGEPQLAGELERQTPRGVQVQTAELAGLPPLAVNGQRAFLLARDGEAAVIAHFVDDGSSREAHGVHTHNPVIVHLIEGYVALAARHPGAAVPVSPEP comes from the coding sequence ATGAGTGCTGTGATCCATCTGCAGGCGCTGGGCCTCACCGAGTATGAGGCGCGGGCGTATACCGCGCTGCTGGCGCTGGGCCGGGCGGTGCCGGCCCGCGTGGCCCGGCAGGCCGGCATCCCCCGGCCCAAGATCTACGAGACGCTGGAGCGGCTGGAGGGGCGCGGGTTGGCCGCCCGGGTGGGCCAGAGTCCGCTGGAATATGCCCCGCTGTCGGCCCGCGAGTACTTGGCCCGCTCCCGGCGCGCCTTCGACGACCGGCTGGGCGCGCTGGACCGCGACCTGTCGCGGCTGGCCCCGGACCCGGCCCCGGAGGCGGTCTATCACCTGTACGGCGAGCCGGCCATTCGCAGCATGTGCGAGGACCTGACGCTCAACGCCCGGCAGCGGCTGTGGATGGCGGGCGAGCCGCAGCTGGCCGGGGAGCTGGAACGCCAGACGCCCAGGGGCGTGCAGGTGCAGACTGCCGAGCTGGCGGGCCTGCCGCCGCTGGCCGTCAACGGGCAGCGGGCCTTCCTGCTGGCCCGCGACGGCGAGGCGGCGGTGATCGCGCATTTTGTGGACGACGGCAGCAGCCGGGAGGCGCACGGCGTGCACACCCACAACCCGGTGATCGTGCATCTGATCGAGGGGTACGTGGCACTGGCCGCCCGTCATCCCGGCGCGGCCGTGCCGGTGTCCCCGGAGCCGTAA